One genomic region from Spirulina subsalsa PCC 9445 encodes:
- the rsmI gene encoding 16S rRNA (cytidine(1402)-2'-O)-methyltransferase, whose amino-acid sequence MGAGKLYVVGTPIGNLEDMTWRAVRVLQEVEAIASEDTRHTGKLLQHFQITTPQISYYEHNKSQRLGELLQRLQQGADLALVTDAGMPGISDPGYELVKGCIDGGIEVIPIPGVTAGITALVCSGLPTERFVFEGFLPTKGKERRDRLLQLPSETRTLIFYEAPHRLQQTLQDLAEVLGVDRPVVLARELTKRYEEFWRGTLGDAIAHYTHQSPKGEFTLILGGARESTRLELSEGELKQALEALLAQGLTRSQASRQLAQDTGRPRRAIYQLALEICSNV is encoded by the coding sequence ATGGGTGCGGGGAAATTGTATGTGGTGGGAACGCCGATTGGGAATTTGGAGGATATGACTTGGCGGGCGGTGCGGGTGTTGCAGGAGGTGGAGGCGATCGCATCGGAAGACACCCGCCACACGGGAAAGCTACTCCAGCACTTCCAAATCACCACCCCTCAAATTAGTTATTACGAACACAACAAAAGCCAGCGTTTGGGGGAACTGTTGCAACGTTTACAACAGGGGGCGGATCTTGCTTTGGTGACAGATGCGGGGATGCCGGGAATTTCCGATCCCGGTTATGAGTTGGTGAAAGGTTGTATTGATGGGGGAATTGAGGTGATTCCTATTCCGGGGGTGACGGCGGGAATTACGGCGTTAGTTTGTTCAGGTTTACCGACGGAACGCTTTGTGTTTGAGGGGTTTTTACCAACGAAGGGCAAGGAACGGCGCGATCGCCTCCTACAATTGCCCTCAGAAACACGCACCCTGATTTTCTACGAGGCCCCCCACCGTCTCCAGCAAACCTTACAGGATCTGGCCGAGGTTTTGGGTGTAGATCGCCCGGTGGTGTTAGCGCGGGAATTGACCAAACGTTACGAGGAATTTTGGCGCGGGACTTTGGGAGATGCGATCGCTCACTACACCCACCAAAGCCCTAAAGGAGAATTTACCCTCATCCTAGGGGGAGCAAGGGAAAGCACGAGGTTAGAATTATCTGAAGGGGAGTTAAAACAGGCCTTAGAAGCACTCCTCGCCCAAGGTTTAACTCGCTCTCAAGCCAGTCGGCAACTTGCCCAAGACACAGGCCGCCCCCGCCGCGCTATTTATCAGTTAGCGTTAGAAATATGTAGCAACGTTTGA
- a CDS encoding polyprenol monophosphomannose synthase translates to MIKCILGTGVLEPVPTGAWVIPNSPRGDLFLSLVIPTYNERPNVRPLISKLVRVLDRVLPENYELIVVDDDSPDKTWAIALELTACYPQLRVLRRLEERGLASAVLRGWQVARGEVLGVIDGDLQHPPETLLALLKVMEHHHDLAIASRHLPTGGVQDWSLTRRVLSRGAKWLSFSVLPQLKQSVTDPLSGYFLVRRHTLLNIAFQPVGYKILLEILSRTSPRSICEVGYIFRKRYAGLSKVRVQHFWIYLQHLLQLTQVR, encoded by the coding sequence ATGATCAAATGTATTCTAGGCACGGGTGTATTAGAACCAGTCCCGACTGGAGCATGGGTTATTCCCAACTCTCCGAGGGGGGATCTCTTTCTCTCCCTAGTGATTCCCACTTACAACGAACGCCCGAATGTTCGCCCTTTAATTTCAAAATTAGTGCGAGTTCTCGATCGGGTGCTTCCCGAGAACTATGAACTGATTGTGGTGGATGATGACAGTCCAGATAAAACTTGGGCGATCGCCTTAGAATTGACGGCCTGTTATCCTCAATTGCGCGTCTTACGTCGTTTGGAGGAACGAGGACTGGCCTCGGCGGTATTGCGCGGTTGGCAAGTCGCCCGAGGAGAGGTTTTAGGGGTGATTGATGGGGATCTACAACACCCCCCAGAAACCTTGCTGGCTTTGCTGAAGGTGATGGAACATCATCATGATTTAGCGATCGCCAGTCGTCACCTCCCCACCGGAGGCGTTCAAGATTGGAGCCTGACTCGACGTGTCCTTTCTCGGGGGGCAAAGTGGCTCAGTTTCTCCGTCTTGCCCCAACTCAAGCAGTCCGTTACCGATCCCCTCAGTGGGTACTTTCTCGTCCGTCGTCATACCCTGTTAAACATTGCCTTTCAACCTGTTGGCTATAAAATCCTCTTAGAAATTCTCAGTCGCACTTCCCCCCGGAGTATCTGTGAAGTGGGCTATATTTTTCGCAAACGCTACGCGGGATTAAGCAAAGTTAGAGTCCAGCATTTCTGGATTTACTTACAACACCTTTTACAGCTAACTCAGGTCAGGTGA
- a CDS encoding glycoside hydrolase family 13 protein — protein sequence MTIMTPDWVKDAVFYQIFPDRFAKGQSYSPLSFNVPYEPWEAAPTLQGYKGGNLWGVIEQLDYLQDLGINAIYFTPIFQSASNHRYHTHDYYQVDPILGGNLALEKLLDAAHQRGMKVVLDGVFNHASRGFFFFNDILENGPHSPWLDWFKVESWPLSAYDGSYPANYAGWVGNRALPEFNHDNPDVREYIMQVGEYWLKQGIDGWRLDVPFEIETSGFWQEFRQRVKGVNPEAYIVGEVWGDSRQWLDGSQFDGVMNYLFTGPTIAFCAGDRVLYDLVKGPDYYPYPPLDAQGYGEKIQSLLNLYPWEIQLTQLNLLSSHDTARLLSVAGEDKESLKLATFLLLTFPGAPSIYYGDEVGLAGKLDPDSRRGFPAPQQWDRDLLDYHKQLIALRHRYPALRRGDYQVIWAEGLCYGFARCLGDSKLLVLVNAGTESARAKFQSAGGFGQIVWGYPELKQEEVGPDTRFEVTLGARQGCVLVQQV from the coding sequence ATGACTATTATGACCCCCGATTGGGTGAAAGATGCGGTTTTTTATCAGATTTTCCCAGATCGTTTTGCTAAGGGACAATCCTACTCTCCCCTCAGTTTCAATGTCCCCTATGAACCTTGGGAGGCTGCCCCGACGCTACAAGGCTATAAGGGCGGTAATTTGTGGGGTGTGATCGAACAATTAGACTATCTACAAGATTTAGGCATTAATGCCATTTACTTTACCCCGATTTTTCAATCCGCTTCTAATCATCGCTATCACACCCATGACTACTATCAAGTGGATCCGATTTTGGGGGGGAATCTTGCCCTAGAAAAACTGCTCGACGCGGCACACCAGCGCGGGATGAAGGTTGTATTAGATGGGGTGTTTAATCATGCGAGTCGGGGGTTTTTCTTTTTTAATGACATCCTTGAAAATGGCCCCCATTCCCCTTGGTTGGACTGGTTTAAGGTGGAAAGTTGGCCTCTCTCGGCCTATGATGGCAGTTACCCGGCGAATTATGCGGGATGGGTGGGGAATCGGGCGTTACCGGAGTTTAATCACGATAACCCCGATGTGCGGGAATATATTATGCAGGTTGGGGAATATTGGCTGAAACAGGGGATTGATGGCTGGCGCTTGGATGTGCCGTTTGAGATTGAAACGTCGGGGTTTTGGCAGGAATTCCGCCAACGGGTGAAGGGGGTTAATCCCGAGGCCTATATTGTGGGGGAAGTGTGGGGCGATTCCCGGCAGTGGCTGGATGGGAGCCAATTTGATGGGGTGATGAATTATTTGTTCACCGGGCCGACGATTGCTTTTTGTGCAGGCGATCGCGTCCTCTATGATTTAGTCAAGGGTCCCGACTATTACCCCTATCCCCCCCTTGATGCCCAAGGATATGGGGAAAAAATCCAAAGCTTGCTAAATCTCTATCCTTGGGAGATTCAACTCACCCAGTTAAATCTCTTAAGTAGTCATGACACCGCCCGTTTACTTAGTGTGGCGGGTGAGGATAAGGAGAGTTTAAAATTAGCGACGTTTTTGTTGTTAACGTTTCCCGGTGCGCCCAGTATTTACTATGGGGATGAGGTGGGATTAGCGGGGAAATTGGATCCGGATTCGCGGCGAGGGTTTCCGGCACCTCAACAGTGGGATCGGGATTTATTAGACTATCACAAACAGTTAATTGCCCTGCGTCATCGTTATCCGGCTCTCCGTCGGGGGGATTATCAGGTGATTTGGGCGGAGGGGTTATGTTATGGGTTTGCCCGGTGTTTGGGCGATTCTAAGCTGCTGGTGTTGGTGAATGCAGGCACTGAGAGCGCCCGGGCTAAGTTCCAGAGTGCGGGGGGTTTTGGTCAGATTGTTTGGGGGTATCCGGAGTTAAAGCAGGAGGAAGTGGGGCCAGATACCCGCTTTGAGGTGACGCTGGGCGCTCGTCAGGGTTGTGTGTTGGTGCAACAAGTTTAG
- a CDS encoding PrsW family glutamic-type intramembrane protease, whose amino-acid sequence MQAILRQVSGHSPFTAYPLTPAQEVVLGRDPTCQIILDSDLYIGVSRRHFALRYVGKHWEVHDLGSANGTYLNGKRLKSAAILQPGDRISLAKDLIEFVFELPPPPPPEILTLSQLFPIFSTAKDLPHKAYLLPAIITISCVVLMFLTIGYPIAFNLLLSTYLAGIAFYYIYQLCGKPKPGWVLLSSSLITILLIISPALKLFSFVFRVLLPGSIPQDPSSIPPLDLFVRMFFGAGLMEELLKAVPIFLALWLGKCLKAPWNHRVGVIEPLDGILLGTSSAIGFTLIETLGQYIPDLMQSTTLQGGEAAGQLLSLQLLIPRILGLIAGHVAYSGYFGYSIGLSVLKPSKCASILLTGYLTASILHTLWNTAGFFSPFFLAVVGTLSYAFLAAAILKARQLSPTRQYNFATRLSED is encoded by the coding sequence GTGCAAGCCATTTTGCGCCAAGTTTCGGGTCATAGTCCTTTTACGGCCTATCCTCTGACTCCTGCTCAAGAGGTTGTTTTAGGTCGTGACCCCACCTGTCAGATTATTTTAGACTCAGATTTGTATATTGGCGTGTCTCGTCGTCACTTTGCCTTGCGTTATGTGGGCAAGCATTGGGAAGTTCATGACCTCGGGAGTGCCAATGGGACTTATCTGAACGGAAAACGCCTCAAATCGGCCGCTATTTTGCAACCGGGCGATCGCATTTCCTTGGCCAAAGACCTCATTGAATTCGTCTTTGAACTCCCTCCCCCACCCCCCCCAGAGATTCTCACCCTGTCCCAACTCTTCCCCATTTTCTCCACGGCCAAAGACCTCCCCCACAAGGCCTATCTCCTCCCGGCCATCATCACGATTAGCTGTGTGGTGTTGATGTTCCTAACCATTGGTTATCCCATTGCCTTTAATCTTCTCCTCTCCACCTACCTCGCTGGGATTGCCTTTTACTACATTTATCAACTCTGTGGCAAACCTAAACCCGGTTGGGTTCTCCTCTCCTCTTCCCTCATCACCATTCTCCTCATTATCAGTCCAGCCCTTAAACTCTTCTCGTTTGTTTTCCGCGTCCTCCTCCCCGGCAGCATCCCCCAAGATCCCAGCAGTATCCCCCCCTTAGATTTATTCGTGCGAATGTTTTTCGGGGCTGGTCTGATGGAAGAATTACTCAAAGCCGTTCCGATCTTTTTGGCACTTTGGCTGGGTAAATGCCTTAAAGCCCCTTGGAATCATCGGGTTGGTGTCATTGAACCCCTCGACGGTATCCTGTTAGGGACATCCTCGGCCATTGGTTTCACCCTGATTGAAACCTTGGGTCAATATATCCCCGACTTAATGCAGAGTACCACCCTCCAAGGGGGAGAAGCAGCCGGACAACTCCTCAGTTTACAACTCCTCATTCCCCGGATTTTAGGCCTAATTGCGGGTCATGTGGCCTATAGTGGTTATTTTGGCTATTCCATTGGTTTAAGTGTCCTTAAGCCCAGCAAATGCGCCTCTATTCTGCTCACGGGCTACCTGACGGCCTCGATTCTCCACACTCTCTGGAACACGGCAGGATTTTTTAGTCCTTTCTTTTTAGCGGTGGTGGGAACGCTTTCCTATGCTTTCTTGGCGGCGGCTATCCTGAAGGCTCGGCAACTCTCCCCCACTCGTCAGTATAATTTTGCTACGCGCCTATCGGAGGATTAG
- the argC gene encoding N-acetyl-gamma-glutamyl-phosphate reductase has translation MTDSERIAVGIVGASGYGGVQLVRLLVDHPKVEIVYVGGDSSAGKSFSDLYPHLGHKFNLTIEKIDLDVIADRCEVVFLGLPNGLACDMAPALIAKGCKVLDLSADYRFENLDTYTSWYKKERTDQEVAATAVYGLPELYRETIQNASLVGCPGCYCTASLLAIAPLLKQGLIIPESLIIDAKSGTSGGGRQAKVNMLLAEADSSLSAYSVAGAHRHTPEIEQVCSDLAGHEMRVQFTPHLIPMVRGILSTVYATLRDPGLVREDLITIFNAFYRSSPFVKVLANGIYPQTKWAVGTNLCYLGVAVDSRTDRVIVMSAIDNLIKGQSGQAVQCLNLLMGWEETLGLPELAFYP, from the coding sequence ATGACTGATTCTGAGCGTATTGCGGTGGGTATTGTTGGCGCTTCTGGTTACGGGGGAGTGCAGTTGGTGCGTTTGTTGGTCGATCATCCCAAGGTGGAAATTGTCTATGTGGGGGGGGATAGCAGCGCGGGAAAATCCTTTTCTGACCTTTACCCTCATTTAGGTCATAAATTCAATCTCACCATCGAGAAAATTGATTTAGATGTGATTGCTGATCGTTGTGAGGTGGTCTTTTTAGGCCTTCCCAATGGGTTAGCCTGTGATATGGCTCCGGCGTTAATTGCCAAAGGCTGTAAGGTGTTAGACTTATCCGCCGACTACCGTTTTGAGAATCTCGACACTTACACCAGTTGGTATAAAAAGGAACGAACGGATCAGGAAGTCGCGGCAACGGCGGTTTATGGTTTGCCGGAGTTGTATCGGGAGACTATTCAGAATGCTTCTTTGGTGGGGTGTCCGGGGTGTTATTGTACGGCGAGTTTGTTGGCGATCGCACCCCTCCTGAAACAAGGCCTGATTATTCCCGAAAGTCTGATCATTGATGCCAAATCCGGCACATCTGGGGGAGGGAGACAAGCGAAGGTTAATATGTTATTGGCTGAGGCCGATAGTTCATTGAGTGCCTACAGTGTCGCTGGTGCCCACCGTCACACCCCAGAAATTGAACAGGTTTGTAGTGATCTTGCTGGACACGAAATGCGGGTTCAATTTACCCCCCATCTCATCCCGATGGTGCGCGGCATTCTCTCCACCGTCTACGCGACGCTGAGAGATCCCGGATTAGTGCGAGAAGATTTAATTACGATTTTTAACGCCTTTTATCGTTCTTCTCCCTTTGTTAAAGTCTTGGCCAATGGCATTTATCCCCAAACGAAATGGGCGGTAGGAACGAATCTCTGTTACCTTGGGGTAGCGGTGGATAGTCGCACGGATCGGGTGATTGTCATGTCTGCAATTGATAATTTGATCAAAGGCCAATCCGGTCAAGCGGTGCAGTGTCTTAATCTTTTAATGGGGTGGGAGGAAACCCTCGGCTTGCCTGAGTTGGCATTTTATCCCTAA
- a CDS encoding DUF6272 family protein, protein MLKILGHFLNTFPPDHDSLELNFKPSSKTIQERWRNNRLSAYFVANYFSTFLGSENHDKSHQRRLKEGKAAVSYIANELLENAVKFHDEPDNLNYTIRFGIHFIEKESITAVIFATNVIQRDKVEPFQDWIQQLLSADTEELYIQKIEESLEKEDQSGVGLLTIINDYKARLGWYFQDIPEQPNLCSVTTMAQVTIE, encoded by the coding sequence ATGTTGAAAATTTTGGGTCACTTTCTTAATACATTCCCTCCAGATCATGATTCTTTAGAGTTGAACTTTAAACCCAGTTCTAAAACAATTCAAGAACGTTGGCGAAATAATCGCCTCTCTGCTTATTTTGTCGCCAACTATTTTTCTACTTTTTTAGGATCAGAAAACCATGATAAGTCCCATCAACGACGACTAAAAGAGGGAAAAGCCGCTGTGAGTTACATCGCCAATGAACTACTAGAAAATGCGGTCAAATTTCATGATGAGCCGGATAATCTGAACTATACAATTCGTTTTGGTATTCATTTTATTGAGAAGGAATCGATTACCGCCGTCATTTTTGCAACTAATGTGATTCAACGGGATAAGGTTGAACCTTTTCAAGACTGGATTCAACAGTTACTTTCTGCCGATACAGAAGAACTTTATATTCAGAAAATTGAAGAAAGCTTGGAAAAGGAAGATCAATCTGGTGTGGGATTGCTGACGATTATTAATGATTATAAAGCAAGATTAGGCTGGTACTTCCAAGATATTCCCGAGCAGCCTAATCTTTGTTCTGTAACCACAATGGCACAAGTTACCATAGAATAG
- a CDS encoding aldo/keto reductase: protein MKTRQLGTSDIQITPILMGTWQAGKRMWAGIEDEETIKAIRAAFEAGMTTIDTAEVYGEGHSERMVAQALGDVRDRAVYASKVFSTHLAYDQVIAACERSLTNLQTDYIDLYQIHWPAGTWNTPLVPLEETMNALNTLKEQGKIRAIGVSNFSLPQLEEAAQYGRIESLQPPYSLFWRQIEGEQMPYCVDNQITILAYSSLAQGFLTGKFGRDHQFVEGDHRYQNKLFAPEHYGRVQDALDQLRPIAARYDCSLAQLALAWLMAQPQTCAIAGARYASQAVDNAQAAAIELSEADLALISDIGETVAAPFRQERVLWTFA, encoded by the coding sequence ATGAAAACGCGCCAACTTGGAACTTCAGATATTCAAATTACCCCCATTCTGATGGGAACCTGGCAGGCTGGGAAACGGATGTGGGCGGGCATTGAAGACGAAGAGACGATCAAAGCCATTCGAGCGGCCTTTGAAGCCGGAATGACCACTATTGACACCGCAGAGGTCTATGGGGAGGGGCATTCTGAGCGCATGGTAGCCCAAGCGCTGGGGGATGTGCGCGATCGCGCTGTCTACGCCTCTAAAGTCTTCTCCACCCATCTGGCCTATGATCAGGTCATTGCTGCCTGTGAACGCTCTCTCACTAATCTACAAACCGACTATATCGATTTGTACCAAATCCACTGGCCCGCCGGAACCTGGAACACCCCCCTTGTTCCCCTTGAAGAAACCATGAACGCCCTCAACACCCTAAAAGAACAGGGCAAAATCCGCGCTATTGGAGTCTCTAATTTCTCCCTCCCCCAACTCGAAGAAGCCGCACAATACGGCCGCATTGAGAGTTTACAGCCCCCCTATTCCCTCTTTTGGCGACAAATTGAAGGGGAACAAATGCCCTATTGTGTGGATAATCAGATCACGATTCTGGCTTATTCTTCCTTAGCGCAAGGCTTTTTAACCGGGAAATTCGGACGAGATCATCAATTTGTCGAGGGAGATCATCGTTACCAGAACAAACTCTTTGCACCGGAACACTATGGGCGAGTGCAGGATGCTTTAGACCAATTAAGACCCATTGCGGCTCGGTATGATTGTAGTCTGGCACAGTTGGCGCTGGCTTGGTTAATGGCTCAACCTCAAACTTGTGCGATCGCCGGAGCGCGTTATGCTAGCCAAGCTGTAGATAATGCCCAGGCCGCAGCGATTGAACTTTCCGAGGCCGATTTAGCCCTGATTAGCGACATCGGCGAAACCGTCGCCGCCCCCTTCCGACAAGAGCGAGTCCTCTGGACTTTTGCTTAA
- the rnz gene encoding ribonuclease Z: MEITFLGTSSGVPTRSRNVSSIALRLPQRAEVWLFDCGEGTQHQFLRSDLKTSQIRRIFITHMHGDHIYGLMGLIASIGLAGTGHTLDIYGPSALADYIKTSARCSHLDIARRVKIHRVETGLVYEDAEFTVKAQKLEHRVTAHGYRVTEKDKPGRFDVEQAQALGIPPGPIYGELKQGKTITLDNGRIINGQTLCSEPEKGRSVVYCTDTVFCDGSVELARGADVLIHEATFAHQDAQFAFERLHSTSTMAAQVALLAGVQELIMTHFSPRYNPANELTLKDLLAEARAIFPNTRLAHDFFCYALPRHRGGLNKPSDALPHLGTDGA, translated from the coding sequence GTGGAAATTACGTTTTTAGGTACCAGTTCCGGCGTTCCCACGCGATCGCGCAATGTGTCCAGTATTGCCCTCCGCTTACCCCAACGGGCGGAAGTGTGGCTCTTTGACTGTGGCGAAGGCACCCAACATCAATTTCTTCGCAGCGACCTGAAAACCTCCCAAATCCGCCGTATTTTCATTACCCATATGCACGGCGACCATATTTATGGTCTGATGGGTCTAATTGCCAGTATTGGGCTCGCTGGCACCGGACACACCCTAGATATTTATGGCCCATCTGCCCTAGCCGATTACATCAAAACCTCCGCCCGTTGTTCTCATCTCGATATTGCCCGACGGGTGAAAATTCATCGGGTAGAAACTGGGCTAGTCTATGAAGATGCAGAATTTACCGTTAAAGCCCAAAAATTAGAACATCGCGTCACCGCCCACGGCTACCGAGTTACAGAAAAAGATAAACCCGGGCGCTTTGATGTCGAACAAGCCCAAGCCCTTGGCATCCCCCCCGGCCCTATTTATGGGGAACTCAAACAGGGCAAAACCATCACCTTAGACAATGGGCGTATCATTAACGGTCAAACCTTATGCAGTGAACCGGAAAAGGGGCGCAGTGTCGTTTACTGTACAGATACTGTATTTTGTGACGGCTCCGTAGAATTAGCCCGAGGGGCTGATGTTCTCATTCACGAGGCCACCTTTGCTCACCAAGACGCTCAATTTGCCTTTGAACGTTTACACTCCACCTCAACAATGGCCGCACAGGTGGCGCTATTAGCCGGAGTCCAAGAATTAATCATGACCCACTTTAGCCCCCGGTACAACCCAGCCAATGAGTTGACATTAAAGGATTTATTGGCAGAAGCCCGGGCGATTTTCCCCAACACTAGGTTAGCCCATGACTTTTTTTGTTACGCATTACCCCGCCATCGTGGGGGATTGAACAAACCAAGCGACGCGTTGCCTCACCTCGGAACAGATGGAGCTTGA
- the gltX gene encoding glutamate--tRNA ligase, whose product MTVRVRIAPSPTGNFHIGTARTAVFNWLFARRQGGQFIVRIEDTDTERSKAEFTENILEGLKWLGLNWDEGPFYQSQRIERYREAVQTLLDRGLAYRCYCTPEELETMREAQKARQEAPRYDNRHRNLKAEQEAAFVAEGRKPVIRFKIEDEREIIWSDQIRGQVVWKGRDLGGDMVIARTPEGDEVFGQPLYNLAVVVDDIDMQISHVIRGEDHIANTAKQILLYEALGGTVPVFAHTPLILNQEGRKLSKRDGVTSISDFQGMGFLPDAIANYMTLLGWTPPEGSPEIFSLSEAAQQFELDRVSKAGAKFDWQKLDWINSQYLHNMPPDQLVDLLIPQWQGAGYAFDPVADRDWLVELAALVAHSLTRLTDAVAEACLLFGDSITLNEAAQEQLKLDGAREILQAVLSGLEGAENLTPEAAKSLINQVTKAQKVKKGLVMKSLRAGLTGEVQGPDLIQAWVLLHQKGWDKSRLTQALKSL is encoded by the coding sequence GTGACCGTTAGAGTGCGCATTGCTCCGAGTCCAACGGGCAATTTTCATATTGGAACAGCCCGTACAGCCGTTTTTAACTGGTTATTTGCCCGTCGTCAGGGTGGACAGTTTATTGTCCGGATTGAAGATACGGATACGGAACGCTCAAAGGCGGAATTTACGGAAAATATTCTAGAGGGCTTGAAATGGTTAGGTTTGAATTGGGATGAGGGGCCTTTTTATCAGTCCCAACGCATTGAACGCTATCGGGAGGCGGTACAAACTTTATTAGATCGGGGGTTAGCCTACCGTTGTTATTGTACGCCCGAGGAGTTGGAAACGATGCGGGAGGCGCAAAAAGCCCGGCAAGAGGCACCGCGCTATGATAACCGCCATCGGAACTTAAAGGCGGAACAAGAGGCGGCTTTTGTGGCCGAGGGACGTAAACCTGTGATCCGCTTTAAAATTGAGGATGAGCGGGAGATTATTTGGTCGGATCAGATTCGGGGCCAAGTGGTTTGGAAGGGGCGCGATTTGGGGGGCGATATGGTGATTGCTCGCACTCCCGAGGGGGATGAGGTGTTTGGTCAACCGCTCTATAATTTGGCGGTGGTGGTGGATGATATCGATATGCAGATTTCCCATGTGATTCGGGGGGAGGATCATATCGCGAATACAGCCAAGCAGATTCTACTCTATGAGGCATTAGGGGGGACGGTGCCGGTGTTTGCTCATACGCCTTTGATTTTGAATCAGGAGGGGCGCAAATTGTCTAAACGGGATGGGGTGACTTCGATTTCCGATTTTCAAGGGATGGGGTTTTTACCGGACGCGATCGCCAACTATATGACACTCCTAGGCTGGACTCCCCCAGAAGGTAGCCCAGAAATTTTCTCCCTCAGCGAGGCCGCCCAACAGTTTGAGCTAGATCGAGTGAGCAAGGCTGGGGCTAAATTTGACTGGCAAAAACTGGACTGGATTAATAGTCAGTATCTGCACAATATGCCCCCCGATCAGTTGGTAGATTTACTGATTCCCCAATGGCAAGGGGCAGGTTATGCCTTTGATCCAGTGGCGGATCGGGATTGGTTGGTGGAATTAGCGGCCTTAGTTGCCCACAGTTTAACCCGTTTAACCGATGCTGTAGCCGAAGCGTGCTTACTCTTTGGTGACTCCATCACCCTCAACGAGGCCGCCCAAGAACAGTTAAAACTCGACGGGGCGAGGGAGATTCTCCAAGCGGTTTTAAGTGGGTTGGAGGGGGCGGAAAACTTGACCCCGGAGGCGGCAAAATCCCTGATTAATCAGGTGACAAAGGCGCAAAAGGTCAAAAAAGGTCTGGTGATGAAGTCCCTGCGGGCTGGGCTAACGGGTGAAGTCCAAGGCCCGGATTTAATTCAAGCTTGGGTGTTATTACACCAAAAAGGTTGGGATAAAAGCCGTTTAACCCAAGCCCTCAAATCCCTATAA
- a CDS encoding response regulator, producing MVSCQTSSLRVLIADDHELTRFSLKLMFSMQENIKLVGVAENGAELVELVKTQSPDVVVLDLQMPIMDGLTASQIIKQIQPNIALIAYTSFGDPQLEVMSKMANIDAVCSKDTPTAELLSLIRSLTKANQNQTSIR from the coding sequence ATGGTATCTTGTCAAACGTCCAGTTTGCGGGTTCTCATTGCAGATGACCACGAACTAACACGCTTTAGCCTCAAACTCATGTTTTCCATGCAGGAAAACATTAAGTTAGTTGGTGTAGCAGAAAATGGCGCAGAATTAGTTGAATTAGTCAAAACGCAATCTCCGGATGTAGTTGTTCTGGATTTGCAAATGCCAATCATGGACGGTTTAACCGCTTCCCAGATTATTAAGCAAATTCAACCGAATATTGCTCTAATTGCCTATACTTCCTTTGGCGATCCTCAACTCGAAGTCATGAGCAAAATGGCTAATATTGATGCGGTTTGTAGTAAAGATACACCCACAGCCGAGTTATTGAGTTTAATTCGCAGTTTAACGAAAGCGAATCAGAATCAAACCTCAATTCGCTAA
- a CDS encoding delta-aminolevulinic acid dehydratase, producing MTLTLIDSHSWHTWIDLFCTLLFALTVIWAFWFASRMD from the coding sequence ATGACCCTAACACTTATTGACTCTCACAGTTGGCACACTTGGATAGACCTGTTCTGTACCCTCTTGTTTGCTCTGACGGTGATTTGGGCTTTCTGGTTTGCCTCCCGCATGGATTAG
- a CDS encoding slr1659 superfamily regulator translates to MNSEVFGDDYRVLYDEKTSTIAFYGELSLSGSKDYEPIKQLLEDVVSQDLEQVILDLKELYFLNSSGISMLSKFVIGMRKSDTQLIVIGSDDIPWQKKSLSNLQKFLPSLQLVMEESGE, encoded by the coding sequence ATGAATTCGGAAGTGTTTGGGGATGATTACCGTGTTTTGTATGATGAAAAAACAAGCACAATTGCATTTTATGGAGAACTGAGTTTGAGTGGTTCAAAAGATTATGAGCCGATTAAACAGTTATTAGAAGATGTGGTCAGCCAAGATTTAGAACAAGTGATTTTAGACTTGAAAGAATTGTATTTTCTCAACAGTTCCGGGATTAGTATGTTGTCTAAATTTGTGATTGGAATGAGAAAGTCAGATACCCAATTAATTGTGATCGGATCTGATGATATCCCTTGGCAAAAAAAATCCCTTTCCAATTTACAGAAGTTTTTACCCAGTTTACAGTTAGTGATGGAAGAATCTGGGGAATAG